The Candidatus Manganitrophaceae bacterium sequence ATCTTCCAGTCAATCTCATTATTGCCTTCCTGATCATCCTGGGAGGCTTCGGCTTTCCGGTATTAAACAACCTTTTAAGGTATCCCTTTTTCAGCCGCACGCGGACGAACTGGCGCTTGTCGTTTCACTCCAAGATGGTCCTCTCCATCTCTGCCGGCCTACTTCTGGTCGGCACCCTTGGGATTTACATCCTTGAATACAGCGGGACCCTTTCTTCGCTCTCCTGGTACGAAAAATGGGTGGCCGCAGCCTTCCAGTCGGTCACAGCCCGCACCGCAGGTTTTAATGCCCTGGACCCATCACATTTTCGGGATGCGACACTTCTGCTTCTGATCATCCTGATGTGGATCGGAGGTTCACCCGCTTCTACGGCAGGAGGAATCAAAACCACCACATTTGGCGTGATGCTGGCAACACTCCGGGCCATGCTTCGGAACCGGGAAGAGGTCAGTCTTTTTAAGCGGAGCGTCTCTCCCCTCGCGGTTCAGAAATCGCTCTCCATCGCTTTTGTTTCATCCGGTCTCGTCGCCCTGCTTCTTTTATTGCTCCTCTCTACTGAACAGGAAAGCTTCAAATCTCTCCTGTTTGAAACGGTTTCGGCCTATAACACGGTCGGCCTTTCCATTGGCACCACGTCCCGACTCTCCCAGGTCGGGAAACTGATTATTATATTAACAATGTTTTTAGGGCGCATTGGCCCCCTGACTCTTGCATTCATTCTTGCAGAACGTGCGAGTAAGGGAAAATATAATTTCCCACGAGAACGCGTGATTGTAGGGTGACATTTAAAGGACGGTATCGTTGAGATAGGAGGAGGAGAATGAAGCGATTTTTAGTGATCGGGCTGGGCCGATTCGGCATGAGCCTTGCGGAAACACTCTTTGAGGACGGGGCGGAGGTCATTGCGATAGACGAACTTGCTGAACGGGTGGAAGAGATCAAAGAAAAGACCACCCTGGCCGTTCAGCTCGACAGCACCGATTCCGACGCCCTGAAATCGGTTGGGGCAGACCGTGTCGATGCCGCCATTATTGCAATCGGGGAAGACTTCGAGGCCAGCGTCGTGACGACAGCGGTCCTCAAAGACTTGGGCCTGAAGGAGATTATTGTTCGCGCCTATACGGAAAGAGAAAAAAAGATTCTTCAACTGATCGGAGCCAGCCGAGTCATCTTTGTGGAACAGGAAATGGGAAGGCGCCTGGGAAAAACCTTCTCCGGTGATGCCATTCTCGACTATATCGAGATCTCTTCCACCCACTCCATTGTACAATGGGAAGCACCTGATTTTCTGTTCGGAAAGACACTGGGAGATCTCAAGATAAAGGAAAAGTGGAACCTGAACCTCTTCGCGATAAAAAAAGAAGGGACGGCCTCCTTAGGGTTTGGTTGGAGAAAGGGGGAAGAGAAGCTGGAGTTCAGTCCTCCATTGGAATACACCCTCGTAAGGGGAGACATCCTGGTTCTCCTGGGAAGAAGCCGGGACCTGACCCGCTTTACCGCGCAGAAGAAATGACCCGATAAACTTCTGAACAGGCTGCCTTGAAACGATTCAGCATACCTGGATAAGCCCTCAGGGCAAGGCGCGAGGAGCGCAGACCCACAACGTAGTTTTGAGCACCGCAGCAACGCCGCCATGGAGACTTAGACGGGAGTGCTGAATTGTTAGAAGGGCCAGAAGACGGGAATGAGCCAGGTGGACAATACCCAAAAGAGCATATTCAGGGGCGTTCCCACGCGAACGAAATCGGAATACCGATATTGTCCGGGACCATAGATCAGCGTATTGGTCTGATATCCGACCGGGCTCATAAAGCTGAGCGAAGCCGCAAACATCACCGCCATCAGAAAAGGGCGCGGGCTTAATCCGACAGATTCCGCTGTCACAATGGCAATGGGGGCAAGGAGGGCGGCAGTCGCATTGTTCGACATGACATTGGTCAGCATCATGGTCAGGAAAAAAATGGCTGAGAGCAGTGCGGTCGGTCCCCACTGACCCACCCCTGAGATAAGTACATTCGAAAGAAGGAGGGCCGCACCGGTCTTTTCCAGGGCAATCCCCAAGGTCAGAACCCCGGCAAGCAGGAAGATGACTTTCCACTCTATGGCCTCATAGGCCTCTTCCAGTGTAATACTTCCTGTCAGAACAAGCAGGACAGATCCCACAACGGCACTCACAACAATCGGAAAGAGTCCTATGGCGGCCGTCGTGACAACAGAGATGATAATGATCAGGGCCGGAATAATTTTTCGCTTTCTAAACTCCGGAAGATCCACTTCGGAGATAAAAACGAAGGCCGGGTGCTGTTTCAGTTGGTCCATATGGTCATGTTTGACCTCTATGAGAAGCGCGTCACCGGCTCGGAGCGTAGTCGTTTCCAGCTTCTCATGCATGACATCTCCCCGATGACGAATCGCGAGTGCCGTCGCCCCGAAGCGGTGACGGAAGCGAATCGTCTTGAGCGTTTTTCCTTCCAACATTGAATTCGGCGCAACCACGGCCTCGACTAAAACCGCCTGTGTCGACTCGAGATCAGCATCCCGCCACTCAATACCGGACTTGATCGTAATGCCCTCTCGTTCCTGGAGCGCCTGAATTTTTTCAACATTACAGCGGACACGGAGAATATCATACTCTTGAAGGATAATACCGGGCGCGGGCAGCAAGAGACGCCTCCCCACCCTGAAGACTTCCAGGACATCAATATCAAGATCCTGAATCAGGGGAGAACTTCCCAGGGATAAGCCAATCGATTTTGCCTTTGGAAGGATGATGATCTCTGTCAGATAATCCCCCATTCCAAATTCCTCGGTCAGATCCCCAGATGCCCTTGTACTCGGAATCAGGCGGACCCCAATCATCATCATGTAGAGAACTCCGGCGCCGAAGATAATCAATCCGAGACGGGAAAATTCAAACATTCCAAAAGGAGGAAGACCATGACGAATAGCAATAGAATCAACAAGGATATTGGTTGAGGTCCCGATCAGCGTGCAGACGCCGCCGAACATCGCCGCGAAGGAAAGAGGCATCAGCAACTTGGAAGGGCTGACCTTGATATCCCGCGCAACACTCAAGACAATCGGCATAAAAATGGCCACCGCGGCCGTATTATTGACAAACGCAGAAATACCGCCAATGGTTAACATCATCGTGATGAGGGCCACCCAAAAATTCCGTTTCCCCACACGGACCAGGTGAACGCCGATAAAGTTTAATGCCCCTGTTTTGTACAGACCGGCACTCAAAACAAACATGGCCCCTACGGTCACGGTGGCCATATTGCTGAAGCCGGATATTCCTTCTTCAGGGGAGATGATCCGGCTGACAAGAAGGGTCGACATCACCATCAACGCAACCAGATCAACAGGAAATATCTCAGCCACAAAAAGAATAACTGCTGTGGCGGCAAGCGCCAGGACGAAAAACATTTCGGCGGTCATGATTCCCTCTTCAAGAATATAGAGCATCAGCCACAAATATCATTACGACTGTCACTTTACACGATTTTCAGAATTCGGACAAGACGGCGAAGGAATACAAACGGAGAGAGACCCAAGATCCAAGATTGGATCCTGGGATAAGGTCTTAAGCCCACTGAAAGTCAGGGCCGGGATTTCGTGCGTGATGCATTCTCATGCAGGTAAACTCTTTGGACACGATCTCCAATTCCGCATAGAATTTCATAAGGAATCGTTTCCGAGGCACGGGCCACTTCATCGGCCCACACTGTTTGTTTATTTTCAGCCCCGATGACGGTGACCCAGTCGCCAACACTCAAGGAAGGGACTTGGGATACATCGAGCATGGTCATATCCATACAAACGCGCCCGACAACCGGCACCCGTTTCCCTTTGGCAAGCATCACACCCCGATTTGAGAGAAGACGCGGATAGCCGTCGGCATATCCGATTGACACCGTCGCAATGAGACTTTCTCTGGGTGTAACATAGGTTCGGCCATAGCTGATGGATACCCCTGCAGGAACACGCCGCAAGGCGATGACGCGAGACTTGACCTGCATCACCGGAGAGAGCCGAACCTTAGTACGACCCTCCAGGGGTGAATACCCGTAGAGCATCAAGCCCGGTCGGACCAGATTAAGATGTGCCCGGCTGAAATGCATAATTGCAGCGCTATTGGCGATATGGCAATAGGGTATATTTATCCCTCCCTTTTCAAGTTTTTTCCAGATCTCACTGATGGCCTTTAGCTGATATCTTGCAAAAGAGAGATCCTTTAAATCGGCATCGGCAAAATGGGTCAGGATCCCCTCCACGCAAATTCCTTCCTGATCCACCACCTTTGCGATAAAGGAAGATGCATCTGCGGGGGAGAGACCAATACGTCCCATACCTGTATCAAACTTGATATGCACGTTCACGACCTTCCCAATTTTTTTTGCATACCGGCTGAGTGCTGTCATCGACTCCGAATCAAACAAAACCGGGGTGAGACCGTATCGTACAATTTCAGGAATTTGAGTGATCGGACATCCGGCCAGAAGCAGGATCGGGTGTCTAATCCCTGCTTTTCTCAAGGCCATTCCCTCCTCGAGAAAAGCAACGCCAAACATGCTGATTTCCCCGGACAGATCTTTTCCGAGCCCATTATTTTTGGCTCCCTTTCCGGGCCCACCTGTGCCGGACAGAAATCGAGCCACCTCGACCGCGCCATGACCATAGGCATCTGCCTTGACCACGGGAAGGATCTTTCCGCAACCGCTGCGCCTTCTTACTCGGCAGATATTTTCATGCAGGGCGGCCAGGTTCACCAGAGCAATGCTGGAGGCATGTTTTTCAGGATTCACATTAATATTCCTTTAAACTGAGGAGAGGCTCTGCTTCTAGTGTTCGGGAGGCATGGGTTTATATCTTTAGAATGACGTTATACTTCGAGGATCTCGGTTTCTTTCTTTCGCAGAATGTCATCTACCCTGGCAATGGATTGATCTGTAATTTTTTGAACGGCTTCCTGGTTCTTCCTCTCTTCATCTTCAGAGAGGATGCCCTCTCTCTGCCGGGATTTTAATTCATCATTCGTATCACGGCGCACATTCCGGATCGCGATCTTGCAATCTTCACCCATCTTCTTTATGAATTTGACCAGATCCTTCCGGCGTTCCTCAGTCAAGACAGGGATGGCAATCCGGATTATTGTCCCGTCATTGGAAGGGGTCAGACCCAAACCAGAAGTCATAATCGCCTTTTCAATTTCCTGAAGCTGGCTGACATCCCAGGGCTGGACCGACACAAAACGACTCTCAGGAATAGAAAGAGAGGCAATCTGATTAAGCGGAGTCAGCGTTCCGTAGTAGTTTACCTTCACCGAATCAAAGAGTGCAAGGGAGGCACGGCCTGTTCGAACACCGGAAAGCTCCCCGATAAAACGGGAGATAGAAACCCCCATTTTATCGGTCATCTTCTTTTTAAGATCATCCGACATGGGCATCCTGCTCCTTGTCACCCGCCTTACTGATGAGTGTCCCCACGGCTTCGCCCATCAGGACCTTTCTGATGTTTTCTTTTTTATTCAAATTGAAGACGATAAGAGGGAGGTCGTTATCCATGCAAAGGGTTACTGCCGTTGAATCCATGATCTTCAAACCCCTGTCGATCACATTTAAGTAGGTCAGTTCTGAGTATTTCCTGGCGGTGGGATCTTTCATCGGGTCCTTGTCGAAGACCCCATCGACCTTTGTCCCCTTTAAGATCACCTCCGCCCCGATCTCGATGGAACGTAAGACGGCCGCCGTATCGGTTGAAAAATAAGGGTTCCCGGTCCCCGCGGCAAAAATCACCACCCGCTTTTTTTCCAGGTGCCGGATGGCTTTTCTCCGGATATAACCCTCGGCCAGCTCTTTCATCTCAATCGCGGACTGAACCCGTGTAAAAACACCCTTTTTTTCCAAAATACTCTGAAGGGCCAGGGCATTGAGAACCGTTGCCAGCATCCCCATGTAATCTGCGGAAACACGGTCCATCCCCGCGGCGCTCCCCGCAATACCCCGGAAGATGTTCCCGCCGCCAATCACAATCGCGGTTTCGACCTTCATCGCGACCATCTCTTTTATCTGCTCGGCAACCGCGGCGATCATTGAGGGATTGATCCCGAAGCCTTCGTCACCGGCCAGGAGCTCGCCGCTCACTTTCAGGAGAACCCTCTGGTATTTTGCTTGAGACATCATAGCTCCATTTTTCAGTTCAATCAGGCTTCGCCTTCTCCCAGCTGAAACCTTGTAAACCGGCGAATCTGAATGTTTTCCCCTATTTTGGAAATCTTCTGAGCAACCAACTCTTTTATCGTAAGGTCGGGATCTTTTATGAAGGTCTGTTCAGTCAGACAAATCTCTTTCAGAAACTTGTTCACCTTTCCTTCGGCAATCTTTTCGATCACATGCTCCGGCTTCTTTGTTTCCCTGGCCTGCGCGATGAAGATCTCTCTCTCTTTATCAATAATCTCCGAGGGTACATTCTCTGGTCCGACATAGCGAGGACAAGGGTTTGAACCTGCGATTTGCATGGCCAGATCTTTGACCAGTCCCTGAAATTCACTATTGCGCGCGACAAAATCAGTTTCACAATTTACTTCAATCAGGACACCGATCTTTCCACCGCCATGAATATACGAGCCGACAATCCCTTCCTGTGTTTGACGCCCTGATCTTTTTATCGCAGCCGCCAGCCCTTTTTTTCGGAGATAATCGACCGCTCGGGTCAAATCCCCATCCGTTTCCTTGAGGGCGGTCTTACAATCCATAATACCCGCCCCCGTCTTTTCCCGTAATGTCTTTATCGCTTCAACAGTCAACAACTTTCTCCTTTATATCCAGGCCCAACGCCTCCCTCGAGACATCATTCCGATTCAGTAATTACGATTATCACCCTTCTTTACCCGTTTTCAGGCGGCGCTGTTTCCTCTTTCTCTTCGGGGGAAGACTCGGGAGAGGGTTCTGGAGCTGGCGCTGTAGGCGGTTCGGGAGCACTGACTGCAACGGGTTCAGGCTTCGCTTCCCATTGTATCCCCTTTTCGGGTGCCGGCGCGTCCGGAACTTCTGGAGCGACTGTCTTTTCCCTAAGCCGCTGGCCCTCTAAAACTGCATCTGCCATCTTGCTGGTCAGCAATCGGATAGAACGGATGGCATCATCATTCCCCGGAATGACATAGTCGATTTCATCCGGATCACAGTTCGTGTCCACAATGGCAATGACGGGAACGCCAAGCCGGGTTGCCTCCAGGACCGCCGTCTTCTCCTTTATCGTATCAATGACAAATATCGCCCCCGGGAGGGCGTTCATCTGCTTAATCCCACCCAGATTCTTCTCAAGGTGCCCCCGCTTCTTTTCAAGCTTGATGACTTCTTTTTTCGGGAGACGATCGTAGGTGCCGTCTTTCTGGGCAGCCTCAAGCTTTTTGAGCCTGCCAATACTCTTCTTGATGGTCGAAAAATTTGTGAGCATTCCACCCAGCCAACGATGATCGACATAAAACATATTGCAGCGCTTCGCTTCTTCCGTGACAATCTCCTGCGCCTGCCGCTTGGTCCCGACGAAAAGGATGGAATCCCCTTTCTCCGTCAAATCCCGGACAAAATTATACGCAACCTCTAACTTCTTGGCCGTTTTTTGAAGGTCAATGATATAGATATTATTACGCTCTCCAAAAATATACCGGATCATCTTGGGGTTCCAGCGCTTGGTCTGATGCCCGAAATGAACACCTGCATCTAACAATTCCTTTATTTGGCTCATCTTTTCTCCTTTTCTGGTCTGGGCCGCCGCTCTCCCTGGGTTCTTTCCAGGCAACTCACCGCTTATCAATAAATATGGCGAGGACCGTGCCCGGCAGGGGAACGTGTGGATTATTTTGTGTTCATACAGAGCTCAACAGGCCACGGTGCTAACGCACCTAAGCAAGTAAGCTAAACCTTTGAAAGCTACCACGACCAGGCCCTTCTTTTCAATAAGAAAAGCGGGACTGGGGGTCAACGATTCAGCACCAGAGATAAATTATACGTCGCCCTCTCCAAGCGATAGGTCTTTTCGTCCTGCTATCCATTTAGAGGCCATGCGAAGAATCGATTCATCATTTGTCTTTTGTTCCAGTTTCCTTATGTCTATCCAGCTCAAATCGTGGGATTCATCACTGACAATATAGGTTTCACTGCCTGTGGCCTGGATGGCATATCGGATGTCATAATGGTAATGCCCCGGCTCTTCTCCCCTTCTTGGGATCTGGTGGATGTCGATATCAAAGATCCCTCCGCTTAGCGCTTCGGCTTGTTCCAGGCCCGACTCTTCGTAAACTTCACGTAGCGCGACCCTGAGAATATCAGAGTCCCCATCGGCATGACCCCCGAGTTGAAGCCATTTGTTTAACTTCTTGTGGTGCGTGAGTAGTACGTGCGTCCCACCTTTATTGACGACCCAGGCAGAACCGGTGACATGCCCCTTTTTTAAGTGTCTCTCGAAACATTCTGTATTGGACAAAATGAAGTCGATGAGTCGTTTTACCATGGAAGATTCATTTTTCCATGTGACCTCATAGGAAAGAAGTTGCTGAATGATGTTGTTTCTATGCATGTTTTGGGGCAGAAAGAAGTCGTCAAATAAAAGAGAGGCGCACTTAATCTATATTTCTGCTTTCCGAATCCGCGATGCGCGCAGCCCGTGCGATAGCCTCACCCGCACGCTGGCTAAACAATCGCTGCTGTTTGTATCCGAGAACCAACTCCCAGGCGTCATCCGGATACCGTTTTACCAGGGGAAGGGCAACGTCATGAAGCATCCATCGGCCGTGATGTTCATCTTCTTTGATGTGCAGATCCCAATATCCCATGGCCTTTTTTGACAAATCAAGCCGCTTCGCCGCGGCCAGATAATTTCGGAACGCAGAAGGGACGGAGACCTCGGTATAGAGCAGTCCTCCGATGTAGCGGAGAAAATAGCGTTTCCGTTCGCTAAGGAGGAAGCTGTGATTGATTCCCGCAAGAACCTCCCAAGGGAGCGTGTCGAAATAGGCCTCCGGATCTACTCGCATCTCAGACTCAGTGAGCATGTCTTCAAAAAAGGTGGAGTGCTTGCGTGAAAGACGACCGCCGCCGTATTCCTCCAGGAACACCCTGGTCAGCATGGAATGGATCTTGTTCCCAACTCCCCCCAGCATGCGCGACAACTGACTGGCCTCAACGAGGCCATCCAGCGACATGATCGCCAATAGCCGCCGGTATCCCGCATTTTCCACATGGTCACGAAAGAAAGCACCGGATTCAGAGGGCTCCGGGTCCAAATCCTTTTGCGTCTCTTCCTTTAAGCTTTCCTCAATGTTTAATTCTTTTAACGGGGGACAATCCAGAAGGTTCATTTCCCACGACTGCCAGTCCTCCTCAATCCGGTCACGGATAGCCCGAAGGTAAACAGAGCGTTCATTCTTGTACCGCTTTAAATCGTCATACCAGAAAAGCTTGAGGCGATTAATTCGATAAAGAACCCGATGCAAAAATCGGTGTGCGGGTTCCGAATGAGGAGCGTCCTGATAGGCAGAGACCAAGGCGTGCTCCAGTGTCTGCTCAAAATCCAGGATGATGAGACGGAGCATGCCAAGGTTTTCATCCAACCCATCGGCATCAAGAAGCATCTCGAATTGCGTTTCAGCGGTATTGTAGCGTGAACGCACTTCGGTCTCGGCCTTAAGACCATCAGGAATCTGTCGTGTTGCCATTTTTTGTATTTCCATCTTAGGGTCCGAAAGATCTTTCAATGAAGGTTGTTATTGTAGCGCATCGGCTCCCATTACTGTCAAGGAAGCTCTGAATAATCATAAATTCGCATACCCATCCCTGTGACCTCCTCCCTATAAAATAGGAGCAATTGAAACTAGAGGATTCTGGCAAAATGTAAAAATAGAGGAGGTCAATAGTTAATCCCACCCCTCTTCTATCAGCCCGCGATCACGGGACCAAGCAGGATTTCTCCTTTTAGTATAGGGAACTACATCTATATGAAATAGGCTCTAATAATATATATTGTAGACAATAGCATTAAATTATTACAAAGGAGGTACACTATGAAAAAGTTACTTTCCAGTACGGTAATTCGGACAATGGAGTCAGAATCAGGCGTTGCAGCTTACTCCGACAGGCCTGCAATCCTGATATCGATGTTCCTCGTCCTCATGGTCTCGTTTACGTTGGTCTTGTCTGGAATTTCATTCGCAGATGCTTCACTTGACCGATACGTAAAAGACACAGGAACGAAATTGATGACCGGTGTCGTGAATATGTCTACGGGATGGGCCGAAATTTTCAGTAAACCTCATGACATCAAGGTGAAGGGTGGGCCGATCGAAGTGGTGTCCTTAGGTCCACTCGGTGGCCTTCTGACGGCTGTCTTACGGACAGGGTCAGGGGTCTATGATACAGCCACTTTTTTGTTCCCATTACTGAACAAGAATCAAACAAGGATAGAGTCAGGGTTTGCGTGGCGGGATATGGGATCAGGCTATGAAAAGTTCCGAAATCGGCATGTCGTAGAAATGGACCCTCTGACTTTAACAGAGGTCAGGATCTTCCCTTTTAAAGATTAGCCGAGGATTGGGGAGAAACCCGATCCCTGGTTTTTTTATTCCCTCCCTAAGGTTAAATCTGCGGCATTTTGGCTTGGGCTGCGGCATTGACTACCATCTTAGGGGGCTTCTGATTGAATCTGGGTTGGAATTTTCAGGAGGGGAAATTTTTCGAGTCAAGGCGCAGATTGCAGGTAATAGCCGGCTATTGCCAAGATTTGTAACCCCGAAGCGGAGAATTTCAGCCTTGAAAAAACAATTCATGACTCACTCAGAGGTCCCCCAAGCTTGTCTTTAAACTTGCTGCCCCACTCCCCTGATGTAGGCGGCTGAAAATCGATGGTTTCGGCGTTCTCATCACGCTGGGCTTCTATCCCTTCACATTAATCGGCATTAAAAACATGGTATATCAGAGCAGTGGAACTGATTCTGTTTTGCCCGTCTCTGAGTCTTTCTTGTCTAAAAACTTCCAGAAGATGGCCAGCGAGATATTGGTCGGGGAGAGCGGAGGAATATTTGAATCGTAGCGAGAGGGGATCAGGTGCTTGAGGGACGGGGTTTTTCAGGTTGTTTTGAACGGAGGCGTATGTGTCTATACGGTGAGAGAGAAATATTCTGGAAAATCGTGTCCATTGAATTCATGAGTCCCTCGCAGTAGATTCAACTGGAGACAGGATGGAAACACTTTTAGAGGACCTACCCCGCTCTCTTATTTCGGACACAGAAGGCGGACTTTTTCTTTTTTATGGTGATCCGGCCCTCTTTGCTCTCTCGCCTCTGTTGGCCGGGTGGCGGCTTGAGCTTGGCGAACGGGTTCTTTTTTTAGATGGTGGTAACTGCTTCGATCCTTATCCGCTGGTTGCATTAGCCAAAAGGATGGGGCGGAATCCACAGTCATTCCTTTCCGCGCTCTTTATCTCCCGTGCATTCACTTGTCATCAGATGGGATCATTGATTTTTAATCAGCTTAAAGCCGGAATTGCGGTGCATCGTCCCCGGCTGGTGATTTTGGCGTCCCCTCTGGAGACCTTCTATGATGAATCGGTTCCCTTTATTGAAGCCAAAAACCTCTTACTTCATCTGATTGATGCATTGGGACAAATGGCTCGGGACCGGATTTTTATCATACTCTCTCCCTTTCCCAGAAAAATGGCGGGACGGCGGGCCTTCTTTCTTTCACACATCAAGCACCGGTCAGATAAGATCTTCCGCATAGATCGTCCGGAGGATTCACTTCAAACATCGATTCGGATTACAGAAGAGAAACCGATCTCCCGAACGTGGGTCCTTCCGGTCCTGGAGCCATAGGACGTGACCCATGGGCAGAACCCTCGCGACATTTACACAACTCATTGCACAAGAGGTTTCATCCTGGCGTGCTTTTCGCCGGGCATTGCGGCGTGAGGATCAGGAATATCTCGACGGCCTTTTTCGTGCGGCCAAATATCATGTGGCCGCTGGGAGTTATGCCTCAAAGGCCAGCCCCTTTGAGGCGATGGTGGTGGCTATGCTGATCGAATCCACCAAATCAAATGACCTCCTGGAAAAACGGGTTGCCCTTTTGGAACTAGACAAAAACGAGAAAGAGATGGATGCCCAGGAAAACACTCAAGGGGTGGATCTTTGATGTCTACCCGGTTTATGGGGGAATGCGTCTCTGGTTTATCGATTCATCAGGTCAAAAACATCGACTCTTCGACACCTTTAGCCCCTCGTTTTATATCGGTGGCCCGTCGGCACAATTAAAAAAGACCCTCTCGTTTATCCCTAGGTTAAAACTCCCACTACGCATCAAACCCTCGGAAGGTATCGAATTCTATTCCGGGGCAACCATTCCTGTTGCCCGAGTGACCGTCTTCAATCCTCTTGACTATGCCAAGGTTGTGAAGTGGGTTATTACCCTTGAAAATAAAAAAGGGGATCGTGCTCAAACCCTCTCCCTTTACAATTGTGATCTTTCTCTGCCGCAG is a genomic window containing:
- a CDS encoding TrkA family potassium uptake protein, whose protein sequence is MKRFLVIGLGRFGMSLAETLFEDGAEVIAIDELAERVEEIKEKTTLAVQLDSTDSDALKSVGADRVDAAIIAIGEDFEASVVTTAVLKDLGLKEIIVRAYTEREKKILQLIGASRVIFVEQEMGRRLGKTFSGDAILDYIEISSTHSIVQWEAPDFLFGKTLGDLKIKEKWNLNLFAIKKEGTASLGFGWRKGEEKLEFSPPLEYTLVRGDILVLLGRSRDLTRFTAQKK
- a CDS encoding sodium-coupled transporter, which translates into the protein MTAEMFFVLALAATAVILFVAEIFPVDLVALMVMSTLLVSRIISPEEGISGFSNMATVTVGAMFVLSAGLYKTGALNFIGVHLVRVGKRNFWVALITMMLTIGGISAFVNNTAAVAIFMPIVLSVARDIKVSPSKLLMPLSFAAMFGGVCTLIGTSTNILVDSIAIRHGLPPFGMFEFSRLGLIIFGAGVLYMMMIGVRLIPSTRASGDLTEEFGMGDYLTEIIILPKAKSIGLSLGSSPLIQDLDIDVLEVFRVGRRLLLPAPGIILQEYDILRVRCNVEKIQALQEREGITIKSGIEWRDADLESTQAVLVEAVVAPNSMLEGKTLKTIRFRHRFGATALAIRHRGDVMHEKLETTTLRAGDALLIEVKHDHMDQLKQHPAFVFISEVDLPEFRKRKIIPALIIIISVVTTAAIGLFPIVVSAVVGSVLLVLTGSITLEEAYEAIEWKVIFLLAGVLTLGIALEKTGAALLLSNVLISGVGQWGPTALLSAIFFLTMMLTNVMSNNATAALLAPIAIVTAESVGLSPRPFLMAVMFAASLSFMSPVGYQTNTLIYGPGQYRYSDFVRVGTPLNMLFWVLSTWLIPVFWPF
- the alr gene encoding alanine racemase; its protein translation is MALVNLAALHENICRVRRRSGCGKILPVVKADAYGHGAVEVARFLSGTGGPGKGAKNNGLGKDLSGEISMFGVAFLEEGMALRKAGIRHPILLLAGCPITQIPEIVRYGLTPVLFDSESMTALSRYAKKIGKVVNVHIKFDTGMGRIGLSPADASSFIAKVVDQEGICVEGILTHFADADLKDLSFARYQLKAISEIWKKLEKGGINIPYCHIANSAAIMHFSRAHLNLVRPGLMLYGYSPLEGRTKVRLSPVMQVKSRVIALRRVPAGVSISYGRTYVTPRESLIATVSIGYADGYPRLLSNRGVMLAKGKRVPVVGRVCMDMTMLDVSQVPSLSVGDWVTVIGAENKQTVWADEVARASETIPYEILCGIGDRVQRVYLHENASRTKSRP
- a CDS encoding ribosome recycling factor, with product MSDDLKKKMTDKMGVSISRFIGELSGVRTGRASLALFDSVKVNYYGTLTPLNQIASLSIPESRFVSVQPWDVSQLQEIEKAIMTSGLGLTPSNDGTIIRIAIPVLTEERRKDLVKFIKKMGEDCKIAIRNVRRDTNDELKSRQREGILSEDEERKNQEAVQKITDQSIARVDDILRKKETEILEV
- a CDS encoding UMP kinase; the encoded protein is MSQAKYQRVLLKVSGELLAGDEGFGINPSMIAAVAEQIKEMVAMKVETAIVIGGGNIFRGIAGSAAGMDRVSADYMGMLATVLNALALQSILEKKGVFTRVQSAIEMKELAEGYIRRKAIRHLEKKRVVIFAAGTGNPYFSTDTAAVLRSIEIGAEVILKGTKVDGVFDKDPMKDPTARKYSELTYLNVIDRGLKIMDSTAVTLCMDNDLPLIVFNLNKKENIRKVLMGEAVGTLISKAGDKEQDAHVG
- the tsf gene encoding translation elongation factor Ts → MLTVEAIKTLREKTGAGIMDCKTALKETDGDLTRAVDYLRKKGLAAAIKRSGRQTQEGIVGSYIHGGGKIGVLIEVNCETDFVARNSEFQGLVKDLAMQIAGSNPCPRYVGPENVPSEIIDKEREIFIAQARETKKPEHVIEKIAEGKVNKFLKEICLTEQTFIKDPDLTIKELVAQKISKIGENIQIRRFTRFQLGEGEA
- the rpsB gene encoding 30S ribosomal protein S2; protein product: MSQIKELLDAGVHFGHQTKRWNPKMIRYIFGERNNIYIIDLQKTAKKLEVAYNFVRDLTEKGDSILFVGTKRQAQEIVTEEAKRCNMFYVDHRWLGGMLTNFSTIKKSIGRLKKLEAAQKDGTYDRLPKKEVIKLEKKRGHLEKNLGGIKQMNALPGAIFVIDTIKEKTAVLEATRLGVPVIAIVDTNCDPDEIDYVIPGNDDAIRSIRLLTSKMADAVLEGQRLREKTVAPEVPDAPAPEKGIQWEAKPEPVAVSAPEPPTAPAPEPSPESSPEEKEETAPPENG
- a CDS encoding NUDIX domain-containing protein codes for the protein MHRNNIIQQLLSYEVTWKNESSMVKRLIDFILSNTECFERHLKKGHVTGSAWVVNKGGTHVLLTHHKKLNKWLQLGGHADGDSDILRVALREVYEESGLEQAEALSGGIFDIDIHQIPRRGEEPGHYHYDIRYAIQATGSETYIVSDESHDLSWIDIRKLEQKTNDESILRMASKWIAGRKDLSLGEGDV
- a CDS encoding iron-containing redox enzyme family protein, with protein sequence MEIQKMATRQIPDGLKAETEVRSRYNTAETQFEMLLDADGLDENLGMLRLIILDFEQTLEHALVSAYQDAPHSEPAHRFLHRVLYRINRLKLFWYDDLKRYKNERSVYLRAIRDRIEEDWQSWEMNLLDCPPLKELNIEESLKEETQKDLDPEPSESGAFFRDHVENAGYRRLLAIMSLDGLVEASQLSRMLGGVGNKIHSMLTRVFLEEYGGGRLSRKHSTFFEDMLTESEMRVDPEAYFDTLPWEVLAGINHSFLLSERKRYFLRYIGGLLYTEVSVPSAFRNYLAAAKRLDLSKKAMGYWDLHIKEDEHHGRWMLHDVALPLVKRYPDDAWELVLGYKQQRLFSQRAGEAIARAARIADSESRNID
- a CDS encoding exosortase system-associated protein, TIGR04073 family, producing the protein MKKLLSSTVIRTMESESGVAAYSDRPAILISMFLVLMVSFTLVLSGISFADASLDRYVKDTGTKLMTGVVNMSTGWAEIFSKPHDIKVKGGPIEVVSLGPLGGLLTAVLRTGSGVYDTATFLFPLLNKNQTRIESGFAWRDMGSGYEKFRNRHVVEMDPLTLTEVRIFPFKD